Proteins encoded in a region of the Terriglobia bacterium genome:
- a CDS encoding FecR domain-containing protein, producing MSDDYLWDRTGEPDPEVQRLERLLSQFRSDQPMPEMPTNPSASHRTRFWSLWRPLVAIAAMVVLVAGLWGLFQHFKPGWDVASLQGSPKIGSSRMGEEGRLAVGQWLETDGASRAILSIGKIGQVEIEPNTRVRLVKARASEHRIALARGTMHATIWAPPRLFFVDTPSATAVDLGCAYTLTVDDSGSGLLYVTHGWVAFDFHGHESFAPEGALCATRPGVGPGTPYFEDSSPAFQHALTRFDFGALGSPDRVSALATVLTEARPRDGLTLWHLISRVDARERGSVYDRMAELLPPPPGVTRDGILRLDQHMLDLWWDRLGFGDTQWWRLWEGKWPGEGK from the coding sequence ATGAGTGACGATTATCTTTGGGATCGTACAGGCGAACCGGATCCCGAGGTGCAGCGCCTGGAACGCCTCCTGAGCCAGTTCCGGTCCGACCAGCCGATGCCGGAGATGCCAACGAATCCTTCGGCCTCCCATCGGACCCGATTCTGGTCACTGTGGCGGCCGTTGGTCGCGATTGCCGCCATGGTGGTGCTTGTGGCGGGTCTCTGGGGATTATTTCAACATTTCAAGCCGGGCTGGGACGTGGCGAGCCTGCAAGGGTCACCGAAAATTGGATCGAGTCGCATGGGGGAAGAGGGCCGTCTTGCTGTCGGCCAGTGGCTGGAAACAGATGGCGCCTCCCGGGCCATCTTGAGCATCGGCAAGATCGGTCAGGTGGAGATTGAGCCCAATACCCGCGTGCGCCTGGTGAAGGCACGGGCGAGTGAACACCGTATCGCCCTGGCCCGCGGCACGATGCACGCGACGATTTGGGCGCCGCCGCGCCTTTTCTTTGTCGACACGCCATCGGCAACCGCCGTGGATTTGGGCTGCGCTTATACGCTGACGGTTGATGATTCAGGTTCCGGACTCTTGTATGTGACGCATGGTTGGGTCGCATTTGATTTCCATGGCCACGAGTCCTTTGCACCCGAAGGCGCGCTTTGCGCGACGCGGCCCGGCGTGGGCCCCGGGACCCCCTATTTTGAAGACAGCTCCCCTGCCTTCCAACACGCTCTGACCCGATTCGACTTTGGCGCCTTGGGTTCCCCTGACCGTGTGTCAGCTCTGGCCACTGTTCTCACCGAGGCCCGGCCCCGCGATGGCCTGACGCTTTGGCATTTGATCTCCCGTGTCGATGCGAGGGAGCGTGGTTCTGTTTACGACCGGATGGCGGAACTCCTGCCTCCGCCGCCCGGGGTGACTCGTGACGGAATCCTGCGGCTCGACCAACACATGCTCGATCTATGGTGGGATCGGCTCGGATTCGGCGATACCCAGTGGTGGCGCCTGTGGGAAGGCAAGTGGCCGGGAGAGGGCAAATAG
- a CDS encoding nucleoside deaminase, whose product MSESLDYFSMLRHAIEEARQGLSEGGIPIGAALFDRGGNLLGRGHNRRVQDGDPSVHAETDAFRKSGRQRSYRDKIMVTTLAPCWYCSGLVYQFKIGAVVVGESVNFSGGAGWLRQNGVEVIDLHSKECIRLLADYIAGHPEIWNEDIGEE is encoded by the coding sequence TTACTTTTCAATGCTGAGGCATGCCATTGAAGAAGCGCGGCAAGGATTGAGTGAAGGGGGCATCCCCATTGGCGCCGCTTTATTTGACCGTGGTGGAAATCTTCTCGGTCGGGGCCACAATCGGCGCGTGCAGGACGGCGATCCCTCCGTCCATGCAGAGACGGATGCCTTCCGCAAATCCGGACGGCAGCGCAGTTACCGTGACAAAATCATGGTGACGACCCTTGCGCCGTGCTGGTATTGCAGCGGTTTGGTGTACCAGTTCAAGATCGGCGCCGTAGTGGTGGGTGAGTCAGTGAATTTCTCCGGAGGGGCCGGCTGGCTGCGACAAAACGGCGTTGAGGTGATTGATCTCCATTCCAAGGAGTGCATCCGGTTGCTGGCGGACTACATCGCCGGTCATCCCGAAATCTGGAACGAGGACATTGGTGAAGAGTAG
- a CDS encoding heme-binding domain-containing protein, which translates to MRKLLKWAGIALMGLLAGSQFIRPARTNPPTHSEESMEAYVQVPGDVASVLDRACRDCHSHETQWPWYSNTAPVSWFVIDHVNHGRKHLNFSDWNHTDRHGPPLGTDQQLEKICREVSSGEMPLGSYLLLHPEAKISTKDAQVICEWSRAEQARIATSQKEGRALSAKP; encoded by the coding sequence ATGAGGAAATTATTAAAGTGGGCGGGCATCGCACTCATGGGGTTACTTGCGGGTTCGCAGTTCATCCGGCCTGCAAGAACCAACCCCCCCACCCACTCGGAAGAAAGCATGGAAGCCTATGTTCAAGTCCCCGGGGACGTTGCCTCAGTTCTTGATCGGGCCTGCCGCGATTGCCATTCGCACGAGACCCAGTGGCCCTGGTACAGTAATACCGCCCCGGTTTCTTGGTTCGTCATCGATCATGTCAACCACGGCCGAAAGCATCTGAATTTTTCAGATTGGAACCACACCGACCGCCATGGACCGCCTCTCGGGACAGATCAGCAACTCGAAAAGATTTGCAGAGAGGTTTCCAGCGGGGAGATGCCCCTGGGTTCCTACCTGCTGCTCCACCCCGAGGCAAAGATCTCCACCAAAGATGCGCAAGTGATTTGTGAGTGGTCCCGGGCGGAGCAGGCACGCATTGCGACTTCTCAGAAAGAGGGCCGGGCGCTCTCCGCGAAGCCGTGA
- a CDS encoding sigma-70 family RNA polymerase sigma factor, producing the protein MRQHRLVSTPSVIEISDDATLANAAREGNRVAFGRLYERYSRMVHGILLARIPRPEVDDLVHDVFLIALRQIHTLRDSAAFGGWLAMIARHRATDYHRSSQELTELTEDFPGEDPPEAEAILILEKIRSLPEAYRETLILRLVEGMTGPEIAERTGLTAASVRVNLHRGMKQLREKLERRNVHE; encoded by the coding sequence ATCAGGCAACATCGGCTCGTGTCCACCCCATCCGTGATTGAGATTTCCGACGATGCGACCTTGGCCAACGCTGCTCGCGAAGGGAATCGTGTCGCGTTCGGCCGCCTCTATGAACGGTATTCGCGGATGGTCCACGGGATACTTCTGGCGAGGATCCCGCGTCCGGAGGTGGATGATCTTGTACATGACGTGTTTTTGATCGCGTTGAGGCAGATCCACACCTTGCGGGATTCGGCGGCTTTCGGCGGCTGGCTCGCCATGATTGCGCGCCATCGGGCCACTGATTATCACCGCAGCAGTCAAGAGTTGACAGAGCTCACCGAAGATTTCCCCGGAGAGGATCCACCGGAGGCGGAGGCCATCCTGATCCTCGAAAAAATCCGGTCCTTGCCGGAAGCCTATCGTGAAACGCTAATCCTTCGCCTGGTCGAAGGGATGACCGGCCCGGAAATCGCGGAACGAACGGGTCTGACCGCGGCCTCGGTGCGGGTCAATCTGCACCGCGGCATGAAGCAGCTTCGCGAGAAGCTTGAAAGGAGGAACGTTCATGAGTGA